Proteins co-encoded in one Nitrososphaera sp. genomic window:
- a CDS encoding CFI-box-CTERM domain-containing protein produces the protein MHDKLLRSCLAIVVVSSLLFTSILSNSFAQGVATVKSSPVTINKAQVTTEVSLDPSYLPASPSSTNTMTVRTFQTASGNNANTTISKLNYRLQVMLGNATLLDQRFASADGIIAAKLILDSQINGWQVNGQTHSPTDQIPVSQSNPVEIRSKILSTGGAYHFIVTLEKGSQGLALSDDQKFDIYINVSQEYDFNGVKTLSGPADFKIRSFNDQVTDLKYLSNSENNSLSIVMPFDWRSQYAQSTQLVHLEVEFPKSVAELQANSYQGTVNGVVVPQRSLLIDDFSIPQLRIVHVVLSRPTLDLLSERIKSETNVLHVVLTPLTGKPKFPVQIQSTPRGDYVFELSWGPAIIQSGVQTTFSMDMLDPKTGDTTNANFDFVLTQNGTEVFKTPLSSGLGLYTQQYTFPKEGVYRLAASNINGGGESAGLNLIVQKGNGTSSSSSGTSGGQPSGCLIATAAFGSELTPQVQYLRNFRDQFVMKSETGAAFMSSFNSVYYSFSPQVADYERQQPWMQASVRTLVYPLLGILTLSEKAHYLLGGEAGTMVAGALASAMIGAAYLWPAGAAVVKISQKRCPAKWLVLAVTVAAVAMVVSWLAYPAMLYITTSAFVVVSAAASSLAAGLLVTWIATRRQAVLKKKV, from the coding sequence ATGCACGATAAACTTCTCAGGTCTTGCCTTGCAATTGTTGTGGTTTCAAGCCTGCTTTTCACATCAATTTTGTCAAATTCATTTGCCCAGGGTGTGGCGACCGTCAAATCGAGTCCGGTTACCATAAACAAGGCGCAGGTAACCACTGAGGTTTCGCTTGACCCGTCATATCTTCCGGCCAGTCCCTCCTCGACTAACACCATGACGGTGAGAACCTTCCAAACAGCTAGCGGCAATAACGCAAATACCACCATATCAAAGCTCAATTACAGGCTGCAGGTCATGCTGGGTAACGCCACGCTTCTTGATCAGAGGTTTGCTTCTGCGGACGGCATAATTGCCGCGAAGCTCATACTTGACTCGCAGATCAATGGTTGGCAAGTAAACGGTCAAACCCACTCACCAACAGACCAAATCCCTGTAAGCCAGTCCAACCCAGTGGAAATTCGAAGTAAAATACTATCAACTGGAGGTGCGTACCACTTCATAGTCACTCTTGAGAAGGGAAGCCAAGGCCTTGCCTTGAGCGATGATCAAAAGTTTGACATTTACATTAACGTGAGCCAAGAGTATGACTTTAACGGCGTCAAGACTTTGTCCGGACCGGCGGACTTTAAGATTAGGTCATTTAACGACCAGGTTACGGATTTAAAGTATCTCTCAAACAGCGAGAACAACAGCCTATCAATTGTGATGCCATTTGATTGGCGTTCGCAGTACGCTCAATCCACACAACTCGTGCACCTTGAAGTGGAATTCCCAAAGTCAGTGGCTGAGCTTCAGGCAAATAGCTATCAGGGCACCGTGAATGGAGTTGTCGTTCCCCAACGCTCGCTGCTAATAGACGACTTTAGTATCCCGCAGCTTAGAATTGTACATGTAGTGCTGTCAAGGCCAACACTTGACCTGCTCTCTGAGAGAATCAAGTCAGAGACGAACGTGCTGCACGTGGTGCTGACACCTCTAACAGGCAAGCCTAAGTTTCCTGTACAGATTCAGTCAACGCCTAGAGGCGACTATGTCTTTGAACTTTCCTGGGGACCTGCAATAATCCAGTCGGGTGTTCAAACCACGTTCTCTATGGACATGCTAGACCCGAAGACAGGCGATACAACAAACGCCAACTTTGACTTTGTACTTACCCAAAACGGGACGGAAGTATTCAAAACACCGCTCTCGTCAGGCCTCGGCCTTTACACTCAACAATATACATTTCCAAAAGAGGGCGTCTACAGGCTTGCAGCCTCCAACATAAACGGAGGAGGAGAAAGCGCAGGGCTTAACCTCATAGTGCAAAAGGGGAATGGAACATCCTCAAGTAGCTCCGGCACATCAGGAGGACAGCCGTCAGGATGTCTTATCGCCACAGCGGCCTTTGGCTCCGAACTCACTCCACAGGTCCAGTACCTCCGCAATTTTAGAGACCAGTTCGTAATGAAATCTGAAACTGGTGCGGCATTTATGAGCTCATTTAACTCTGTTTATTACTCGTTCAGCCCGCAGGTTGCCGACTATGAGCGGCAGCAACCTTGGATGCAGGCAAGCGTAAGGACGCTAGTCTATCCTTTGCTTGGAATTCTCACCCTTTCAGAAAAGGCGCACTATCTGCTGGGAGGTGAGGCAGGCACGATGGTCGCAGGTGCGCTGGCCAGTGCAATGATAGGCGCAGCATATCTGTGGCCTGCAGGAGCAGCCGTGGTCAAAATCTCCCAGAAGCGATGCCCTGCAAAATGGCTAGTATTAGCAGTCACCGTCGCCGCTGTCGCAATGGTAGTTTCGTGGTTGGCATACCCCGCAATGCTGTACATTACTACATCTGCTTTTGTGGTTGTAAGTGCAGCGGCATCCTCACTGGCAGCGGGACTGCTTGTCACATGGATTGCAACACGCAGACAAGCAGTACTTAAGAAAAAAGTGTAG